Proteins from a genomic interval of Microbacterium imperiale:
- the prpB gene encoding methylisocitrate lyase: MLYSQTTPADKRRILREHLASGETLRFPGAFNPLSARLIEQHGFDGVYVSGAVIAADLGLPDVGLTTLSEVAGRGQQIARMTELPAIIDADTGFGEPMNVARTIQTLEDAGLAGCHIEDQVNPKRCGHLDGKSVVDENTAVGRIRAAVDARRDADFLIMARTDVRAIEGMDAAVDRARALVDAGADAIFPEAMRDLAEFEAMAAAVDVPILANMTEFGKSELFTVDQLRDAGVRIVIWPVSLLRIAMGAAGRALDELTTAGNLTGKLDQMQHRADLYDLVDYEGYARFDSSVFDFTLSTRQNESTDRD; this comes from the coding sequence ATGCTGTACTCCCAGACCACCCCCGCCGACAAGCGCCGCATCCTGCGTGAGCACCTCGCCTCGGGCGAGACCCTGCGGTTCCCCGGCGCCTTCAACCCGCTCTCGGCCCGGCTGATCGAGCAGCACGGCTTCGACGGCGTGTACGTCTCGGGCGCGGTCATCGCGGCCGACCTCGGTCTGCCCGATGTCGGCCTCACGACGCTCAGCGAGGTCGCCGGACGCGGCCAGCAGATCGCCCGGATGACCGAGCTGCCGGCGATCATCGACGCCGACACCGGGTTCGGCGAACCGATGAACGTCGCCCGCACCATCCAGACGCTCGAAGACGCGGGGCTCGCCGGGTGTCACATCGAGGACCAGGTCAATCCCAAGCGGTGCGGCCACCTCGACGGAAAGAGCGTCGTCGACGAGAACACCGCGGTCGGCCGCATCCGGGCCGCCGTCGATGCCCGGCGCGACGCGGACTTCCTCATCATGGCGCGAACCGACGTGCGGGCGATCGAGGGAATGGATGCCGCGGTCGACCGAGCCCGTGCGCTGGTCGACGCCGGCGCCGACGCGATCTTCCCCGAGGCGATGCGCGACCTCGCGGAGTTCGAAGCCATGGCGGCGGCCGTCGACGTGCCGATCCTGGCGAACATGACCGAGTTCGGGAAGTCCGAGCTTTTCACGGTCGACCAGCTGCGCGACGCGGGTGTACGGATCGTGATCTGGCCTGTCTCGCTGCTGCGCATCGCGATGGGGGCGGCGGGCCGTGCGCTCGACGAGCTCACGACCGCCGGCAACCTCACCGGGAAGCTCGACCAGATGCAGCACCGCGCCGATCTCTACGACCTCGTCGACTACGAGGGGTACGCGCGTTTCGATTCGTCGGTCTTCGACTTCACCCTGTCGACTCGCCAGAATGAGTCGACCGACCGGGACTGA
- a CDS encoding ribonuclease H family protein: MSSDRYTVATDGACKGNPGPTGWAWVGEDGHWAAGAIPQGTNNIGELLGLLKAIEDHPDVRELVVQADSKYAIDTYASWMDGHRRRGWKTSTGAPTKNRDILEQLIAARDARRARGLPDVILEHVRGHRGHVLNEWADERAVRGAEHAAKGTASAWSSLGGLHEKLDVSEAPKKKR, encoded by the coding sequence GTGAGTTCCGACCGATACACCGTGGCCACCGACGGCGCCTGCAAGGGCAATCCCGGACCGACCGGCTGGGCCTGGGTCGGTGAGGACGGCCACTGGGCCGCCGGAGCGATCCCGCAGGGCACCAACAACATCGGCGAGCTGCTCGGCCTGCTGAAGGCGATCGAGGACCACCCCGACGTCCGCGAGCTCGTCGTTCAGGCCGACTCGAAGTACGCCATCGACACCTATGCCTCGTGGATGGACGGCCATCGCCGCCGCGGCTGGAAGACCTCGACCGGCGCGCCGACGAAGAACCGCGACATCCTCGAGCAGCTCATCGCCGCCCGCGACGCCCGCCGTGCGCGCGGCCTGCCCGACGTCATCCTCGAGCATGTGCGCGGGCACCGCGGCCACGTCCTGAACGAGTGGGCCGACGAGCGAGCCGTGCGCGGCGCCGAGCACGCCGCGAAGGGCACCGCGAGCGCCTGGTCGTCGCTCGGCGGCCTGCACGAGAAGCTCGACGTGTCGGAGGCACCGAAGAAGAAGCGCTGA
- a CDS encoding NUDIX domain-containing protein, whose amino-acid sequence MVTTSAGILPYRIAADGTVSALVAHMGGPYWSAKDEGAWSIVKGEFDPDGEAALDAARREFREELGLEPPDGEYAELGTFSYSSGKRVTVFVVDGSAFDASDAVFGEFEMEWPPRSGRTASFPEVDRVEWVDLDRARELLVKGQRPALDRLDELVRASGR is encoded by the coding sequence GTGGTCACGACGAGCGCCGGCATCCTGCCCTACCGCATCGCTGCGGACGGCACGGTGTCGGCGCTCGTCGCACACATGGGCGGGCCGTACTGGTCGGCGAAGGACGAAGGCGCCTGGTCGATCGTGAAGGGCGAGTTCGACCCGGACGGCGAGGCCGCTCTGGATGCCGCGCGGCGTGAGTTCCGCGAGGAGCTCGGACTCGAGCCCCCGGACGGCGAGTACGCCGAGCTGGGCACGTTCTCGTACTCGTCGGGTAAACGCGTCACGGTGTTCGTCGTCGACGGCAGTGCCTTCGATGCTTCGGATGCGGTCTTCGGGGAGTTCGAGATGGAGTGGCCGCCGCGGTCGGGACGCACGGCGTCGTTCCCCGAGGTCGACCGGGTCGAGTGGGTCGACCTCGACCGCGCCCGCGAGCTGCTGGTGAAGGGTCAACGACCGGCCCTCGATCGGCTCGACGAGCTCGTTCGAGCGAGCGGCAGGTAG
- a CDS encoding aldo/keto reductase family protein: MVEYRYLGNSGFKVSEITYGNWVTHASQVENDAAIATVHKALDLGITSFDTADAYANTAAEVVLGEALKGQPRETLEIFTKVYWPTGRKGPNDQGLSRKHIFDSINGSLRRLGVDYVDLYQAHRYDYETPLEETMQAFADIVRQGKALYIGVSEWTAEQLREGHALAKQLGFQLVSNQPQYSALWRVIESKVIPTSQELGISQIVWSPLAQGVLTGKYQPGQPVPEGSRATDEKSGANFIKRFLNDEVLTAVQKLGPIADEAGLTVAQLSLAWVLHNENIAAALVGASRPEQLEDTVKASGVKLEQSAYDAINDALAGVAVTDPAETDTVSPKTRPA; encoded by the coding sequence ATGGTTGAGTATCGCTACCTCGGCAACAGTGGATTCAAGGTCTCGGAGATCACGTACGGCAACTGGGTGACGCATGCGTCGCAGGTGGAGAACGACGCCGCCATCGCGACCGTTCACAAGGCGCTGGATCTCGGCATCACCTCGTTCGACACCGCGGACGCTTACGCGAACACGGCCGCGGAGGTCGTGCTCGGCGAGGCGCTGAAGGGTCAGCCCCGCGAGACGCTCGAGATCTTCACGAAGGTCTACTGGCCGACCGGCCGCAAGGGCCCGAACGACCAGGGCCTCTCGCGCAAGCACATCTTCGACAGCATCAACGGTTCGCTCCGCCGTCTCGGCGTCGACTACGTCGACCTCTACCAGGCGCACCGCTACGACTACGAGACGCCGCTCGAAGAGACGATGCAGGCCTTCGCCGACATCGTGCGCCAGGGCAAGGCGCTCTACATCGGCGTCAGCGAGTGGACGGCCGAGCAGCTGCGCGAGGGTCACGCCCTGGCGAAGCAGCTCGGGTTCCAGCTCGTGTCGAACCAGCCGCAGTACTCGGCGCTCTGGCGCGTCATCGAGAGCAAGGTCATCCCCACCTCGCAGGAGCTCGGCATCTCGCAGATCGTCTGGTCGCCGCTCGCGCAGGGCGTGCTGACGGGCAAGTACCAGCCCGGACAGCCCGTGCCCGAGGGGTCGCGCGCCACCGACGAGAAGAGCGGCGCGAACTTCATCAAGCGCTTCTTGAACGACGAGGTGCTCACCGCTGTCCAGAAGCTGGGTCCCATCGCCGATGAGGCCGGTCTCACCGTCGCGCAGCTCTCGCTCGCGTGGGTGCTGCACAACGAGAACATCGCGGCGGCGCTCGTGGGCGCCTCGCGCCCCGAGCAGCTCGAGGACACCGTGAAGGCCTCGGGCGTGAAGCTCGAGCAGTCGGCCTACGACGCGATCAACGACGCCCTGGCGGGCGTCGCGGTGACCGACCCGGCCGAGACCGACACGGTCTCGCCGAAGACGCGCCCGGCCTGA
- the rlmN gene encoding 23S rRNA (adenine(2503)-C(2))-methyltransferase RlmN — MTETTPVRSTLSAVRTTGSRQVRPATEGWSQQKDESGRPLLQFASPKRGKPPVHLADLTPEQRVEKVKELGMPGFRAKQLEKHYFTHFTSDAAEMTDLPAAGRDELVAGLLPPLLTEVRRLETDRGDTIKFLWKLHDGALVESVLMRYTGRITLCVSSQAGCGMNCPFCATGQAGLTRNMSAAEIIEQVVRANRLIADGGLGDPRKVGHEGERVTNIVFMGMGEPLANYARVMQAVRVMVDKQHGIGMSARGITVSTVGLVPAIQKLTKEDIPVTFALSLHAPDDQLRDELIPVNSRWKVDEALDAAKAYFDETGRRVSIEYALIKDMNDHAWRADLLAEKLNARGRGWVHVNPIPLNPTPGSIWTSSEPEVQDEFVRRLNEAGIPTTLRDTRGKEIDGACGQLVATEDDQRAADTVPVD; from the coding sequence ATGACCGAAACCACTCCCGTGCGCTCGACCCTGTCCGCCGTGCGCACCACCGGGTCGCGTCAGGTGCGCCCGGCGACGGAGGGCTGGTCGCAGCAGAAGGACGAGTCCGGTCGCCCGCTGCTGCAGTTCGCGAGCCCCAAGCGCGGCAAGCCGCCCGTGCACCTCGCCGACCTCACACCCGAGCAGCGCGTCGAGAAGGTGAAGGAGCTCGGGATGCCGGGCTTCCGCGCCAAGCAGCTCGAGAAGCACTACTTCACCCACTTCACCTCGGATGCCGCCGAGATGACCGACCTTCCCGCCGCGGGGCGCGACGAGCTCGTCGCGGGGCTGCTGCCGCCGCTGCTGACCGAGGTGCGCCGCCTCGAGACCGACCGCGGCGACACGATCAAGTTCCTGTGGAAGCTGCACGACGGCGCGCTCGTCGAGTCGGTCCTCATGCGCTACACCGGGCGCATCACGCTGTGCGTGTCGAGCCAGGCCGGCTGCGGCATGAACTGCCCCTTCTGCGCGACCGGTCAGGCGGGCCTGACCCGCAACATGTCGGCGGCCGAGATCATCGAGCAGGTGGTCCGGGCGAACCGGCTCATCGCCGACGGCGGCCTCGGCGACCCGCGCAAGGTCGGCCACGAGGGCGAGCGCGTGACGAACATCGTGTTCATGGGCATGGGTGAGCCGCTGGCGAACTACGCGCGCGTCATGCAGGCGGTGCGCGTCATGGTCGACAAGCAGCACGGCATCGGCATGAGCGCGCGCGGCATCACCGTCTCGACTGTGGGTCTCGTCCCGGCGATCCAGAAGCTGACGAAGGAGGACATCCCCGTCACCTTCGCCCTCTCGCTGCACGCGCCCGACGACCAGCTGCGCGACGAGCTCATCCCGGTGAACTCGCGGTGGAAGGTCGACGAGGCGCTCGACGCCGCGAAGGCCTACTTCGACGAGACCGGCCGCCGCGTCTCGATCGAGTACGCGCTCATCAAGGACATGAACGACCACGCGTGGCGCGCCGACCTGCTGGCCGAGAAGCTCAACGCGCGCGGTCGCGGCTGGGTGCACGTCAACCCGATCCCGCTGAACCCGACGCCGGGTTCGATCTGGACCTCGTCCGAGCCCGAGGTGCAGGACGAGTTCGTGCGACGGCTCAACGAAGCCGGCATCCCAACGACCCTCCGCGACACCCGCGGCAAGGAGATCGACGGGGCCTGCGGTCAGCTCGTCGCCACCGAGGACGATCAGCGCGCCGCTGACACCGTTCCCGTCGACTGA
- a CDS encoding GntR family transcriptional regulator translates to MVAEGGARAGKRAYAALLTEIQNGDLAPGAVLGEVEQATRLGVSRTPLREALRRLAADGLVRQASPRVTVVADIDRDDIRSLFEVRRALEETAARLAASRGDAALFAELAAAFDRTAQSEAPAAGDPDAYYALIARFDAALDEAAGNAYLTSALGIVRTHLVRVRRLARDNPARLAASIEEHRLIASAIAARDADLAAHATHVHLHNALTSILDSLEASA, encoded by the coding sequence ATGGTGGCCGAGGGCGGAGCACGGGCGGGAAAGCGCGCGTACGCCGCTCTGCTGACCGAGATCCAGAACGGCGACCTGGCTCCCGGGGCGGTGCTCGGCGAGGTGGAGCAGGCGACGCGACTGGGCGTCAGTCGCACTCCGCTGCGCGAGGCCCTGCGACGGCTCGCGGCCGACGGCCTCGTGCGCCAGGCCTCGCCGCGGGTGACCGTCGTCGCCGACATCGATCGCGACGACATCCGGTCGCTCTTCGAGGTGCGGCGCGCGCTGGAAGAGACCGCCGCACGGCTCGCGGCATCCCGGGGCGACGCCGCGCTGTTCGCCGAGCTCGCCGCGGCGTTCGACCGTACTGCTCAGTCTGAAGCACCCGCGGCGGGTGACCCCGACGCGTACTACGCGCTCATCGCTCGCTTCGACGCGGCGCTCGACGAAGCCGCCGGAAATGCCTACCTGACGTCGGCGCTCGGAATCGTGCGCACGCATCTCGTGCGGGTTCGCCGCCTCGCCCGCGACAACCCGGCGCGGCTCGCGGCGTCGATCGAGGAGCACCGGCTCATCGCGAGCGCGATCGCGGCCCGCGACGCCGACCTCGCCGCCCACGCCACCCATGTCCACCTGCACAACGCCCTGACCAGCATCCTCGACTCTCTGGAGGCATCCGCATGA
- a CDS encoding PRD domain-containing protein: MAIDDAAPPARGTVVHKVLNNNVVITIDEHGRERVLMGRGLGFQLKPSDTLDPDKVEKTFILDAGDQGDRERQLLTDVPYPVIEAVTRAVDEAERRLGHHLDRYFTMAVIDHIQFVLERLDNGIRIPVTNMPELRVLHPHEFSAAQRMATAISESLERELPAEEAVFLTMHLLNATRDEPNGTAALLFRRLQHVVLTVENGLGVKLDVDSPDYARFILHIQFLLQRLVSKSMLRSADTSFFEFAKHSYPRSYAIAQEVKAYVRAATESELTDEELLYVIVHVERLASQVGANGVGENETPVVP, translated from the coding sequence ATGGCGATCGACGATGCTGCCCCGCCCGCGCGCGGGACCGTCGTGCATAAGGTGTTGAACAACAACGTCGTCATCACCATCGACGAGCACGGGCGGGAACGCGTGCTCATGGGCCGGGGCCTCGGCTTCCAGCTGAAGCCGTCCGACACCCTCGACCCCGACAAGGTCGAGAAGACCTTCATCCTGGATGCGGGCGACCAGGGCGACCGCGAGCGCCAGTTGCTCACCGACGTGCCGTACCCGGTCATCGAGGCCGTCACCCGCGCGGTCGACGAGGCCGAGCGCCGCCTTGGGCACCACCTCGACCGGTACTTCACGATGGCGGTCATCGACCACATCCAGTTCGTGCTGGAACGCCTCGACAACGGCATCCGCATCCCCGTCACGAACATGCCCGAGCTGCGGGTGCTGCACCCGCACGAGTTCTCGGCGGCGCAGCGCATGGCCACCGCGATCTCCGAGTCGCTCGAGCGGGAGCTGCCGGCCGAAGAGGCCGTGTTCCTCACGATGCATCTGCTCAACGCCACGCGCGACGAGCCCAACGGCACCGCCGCGCTGCTGTTCCGCCGGCTGCAGCACGTCGTCCTGACGGTCGAGAACGGGCTCGGCGTCAAGCTCGACGTCGACAGCCCCGACTACGCCCGCTTCATCCTGCACATCCAGTTCCTCTTGCAGCGACTGGTGTCCAAGAGCATGCTGCGCAGCGCCGACACCTCGTTCTTCGAGTTCGCCAAGCACAGCTACCCGCGCTCGTACGCCATCGCGCAAGAGGTCAAGGCGTACGTGCGCGCCGCCACGGAGTCGGAGCTGACCGACGAGGAGCTGCTGTACGTCATCGTGCACGTCGAGCGCCTCGCCTCGCAGGTGGGCGCGAACGGCGTTGGCGAGAACGAAACACCCGTGGTACCGTGA
- a CDS encoding bifunctional 2-methylcitrate synthase/citrate synthase, whose protein sequence is MTEQDVRKGLVGVVADVTAISKVNPETNSLLYRGYPVQELAATQPVDAVAHLLWHGELPTDEQLAEQRRRARLQRALPPELREAIDRMPLDAHPMDEVRTAVSVLGALDTAGAASVLDAVGTPERNRERSLRLFAVLPAIVAYGQRRRRGLGLIEPRDDLDDAANFLWMTFGDEPHPVVAEAFNRSLILYAEHSFNASTFTGRVIASTLSDLYSAVVGAIGALKGPLHGGANEAVMHVFDEIGDAAGVEAWLDRALADKRKIMGFGHRVYKRGDSRVPTMKAALDTLVAHYERPDVAELYDTLERAFTQRKGIYPNLDYPSGPAYNLMGFDTVTFTPLFVAARVIGWTAHIMEQYAANALIRPLSAYDGPDERHVDGYVADEAEVEAAERPEEAAG, encoded by the coding sequence ATGACCGAGCAGGACGTCCGGAAGGGACTCGTGGGGGTCGTCGCCGATGTGACGGCGATCTCGAAAGTGAACCCGGAGACGAACTCGCTGCTCTACCGGGGCTACCCGGTGCAGGAGCTCGCCGCGACGCAGCCGGTCGACGCCGTGGCGCACCTGCTCTGGCACGGCGAGCTGCCGACCGACGAGCAGCTCGCCGAGCAGCGCCGACGGGCCCGGCTGCAGCGGGCGCTGCCGCCGGAGCTGCGGGAGGCGATCGACCGGATGCCGCTCGACGCGCACCCGATGGACGAGGTCCGCACGGCGGTGAGCGTGCTCGGTGCGCTCGACACCGCCGGCGCGGCATCCGTGCTGGACGCGGTCGGAACGCCCGAACGCAACCGCGAGCGCAGCCTGCGCCTGTTCGCGGTGCTTCCCGCCATCGTCGCGTACGGGCAGCGCCGGCGACGGGGGCTCGGGCTCATCGAACCGCGTGACGACCTCGACGACGCGGCGAACTTCCTATGGATGACGTTCGGCGACGAGCCGCATCCCGTTGTGGCGGAGGCGTTCAACCGGTCGCTCATCCTGTACGCGGAGCATTCGTTCAACGCCTCGACCTTCACGGGCCGCGTCATCGCCTCGACGCTCAGCGACCTCTACTCCGCGGTGGTGGGGGCTATCGGTGCGCTGAAGGGTCCGCTGCACGGTGGTGCCAACGAGGCCGTGATGCACGTCTTCGACGAGATCGGCGATGCCGCCGGCGTCGAGGCCTGGCTCGACCGAGCGCTCGCCGACAAGCGCAAGATCATGGGCTTCGGTCACCGCGTCTACAAGCGCGGCGACTCGCGGGTGCCGACGATGAAGGCCGCGCTCGACACCCTCGTGGCCCACTACGAGCGGCCGGATGTCGCCGAGCTGTACGACACCCTCGAGCGCGCGTTCACGCAGCGCAAGGGCATCTACCCGAACCTCGACTACCCGTCGGGCCCCGCCTACAACCTCATGGGCTTCGACACCGTGACCTTCACGCCGCTGTTCGTCGCGGCGCGGGTGATCGGCTGGACCGCGCACATCATGGAGCAGTACGCCGCGAACGCGCTCATCCGCCCGCTGTCGGCATACGACGGCCCGGACGAGCGGCACGTCGACGGATATGT
- a CDS encoding MmgE/PrpD family protein: MTVSHHVRVHRSDEELAREDQLAWKIAEVAVDPVAVEPAVADMVVNRIIDNAAVAAASLTRAPVSSARAQALDHPVSRGGAGASVFGVTDVTAPEWAAWANGVAVRELDYHDTFLAADYSHPGDNIPPILAVAQHVGADGAALVRGLATGYEIQIDLVRAICLHKHKIDHVAHLGPSAAAGIGTLLGLDAATIYQAVGQALHTTTATRQSRKGEISTWKAHAPAFAGKLAVEAVDRAMRGETSPNPIYEGEDGVIAWLLDGPDAAYTVPLPAPGEAKRGILDSYTKEHSAEYQAQAWIDLARKLHGEHPELLDPANVESIVLHTSHHTHYVIGSGANDPQKYDPTASRETLDHSIPYIFAVALQDGGWHHVDSYTPERAARPDTVALWRKITTAEDVEWTRRYHSEDPAEKAFGGRVEIRLTDGSTIVDEIAVADAHPLGARPFAREDYIRKFRILAEPVLEPAEIERFLDLAQRLTELTADEVRELNIVARDGVIASAPNPRGLF; encoded by the coding sequence ATGACCGTCAGCCATCACGTCCGGGTCCACCGCAGCGACGAAGAACTCGCGCGCGAGGACCAGCTCGCGTGGAAGATCGCCGAGGTCGCCGTCGACCCCGTCGCGGTCGAGCCCGCCGTCGCCGACATGGTCGTGAACCGCATCATCGACAACGCCGCCGTCGCCGCGGCATCCCTCACCCGGGCTCCCGTCAGCTCGGCCCGCGCGCAGGCGCTCGACCACCCGGTCTCACGGGGCGGCGCCGGGGCGAGCGTCTTCGGCGTGACCGACGTGACGGCCCCCGAGTGGGCCGCGTGGGCGAACGGCGTCGCGGTGCGCGAGTTGGATTACCACGACACCTTCCTCGCGGCGGATTATTCACACCCCGGCGACAACATCCCGCCGATCCTCGCGGTCGCTCAGCACGTCGGTGCCGACGGTGCGGCGCTCGTGCGGGGCCTCGCGACGGGATACGAGATCCAGATCGACCTCGTGCGGGCCATCTGCCTGCACAAGCACAAGATCGACCACGTCGCCCACCTCGGGCCTTCGGCCGCCGCGGGAATCGGCACGCTTCTCGGCCTCGACGCCGCGACGATCTACCAGGCGGTCGGCCAGGCGCTGCACACCACGACCGCGACGCGTCAGTCGCGCAAGGGCGAGATCTCGACCTGGAAGGCCCATGCCCCGGCATTCGCCGGCAAGCTCGCGGTCGAGGCCGTGGACCGAGCGATGCGCGGCGAGACCAGCCCGAACCCGATCTACGAGGGCGAAGACGGCGTCATCGCGTGGCTGCTCGACGGACCGGATGCCGCCTACACGGTGCCGCTTCCCGCGCCGGGGGAGGCCAAGCGCGGCATCCTCGACTCGTACACGAAGGAGCACTCGGCCGAGTATCAGGCGCAGGCGTGGATCGACCTCGCCCGCAAGCTGCACGGTGAGCACCCCGAGCTGCTCGACCCCGCGAACGTCGAGAGCATCGTGCTGCACACGAGTCATCACACGCACTACGTCATCGGCTCGGGTGCGAACGACCCGCAGAAGTACGACCCGACCGCGTCGCGCGAGACGCTCGACCACTCGATCCCGTACATCTTCGCGGTCGCGCTGCAGGACGGCGGCTGGCACCACGTCGACTCGTACACACCTGAGCGCGCGGCTCGCCCCGACACCGTGGCGCTCTGGCGAAAGATCACGACCGCCGAGGATGTCGAATGGACGCGGCGCTACCACTCGGAGGACCCGGCGGAGAAGGCCTTCGGCGGACGCGTCGAGATCCGGCTGACCGACGGTTCGACGATCGTCGATGAGATCGCCGTCGCCGACGCCCATCCGCTCGGCGCTCGTCCGTTCGCGCGCGAGGACTACATCCGCAAGTTCCGGATCCTCGCCGAGCCCGTGCTCGAACCGGCCGAGATCGAGCGCTTCCTCGACCTCGCGCAGCGTCTGACCGAGCTGACGGCTGACGAGGTGCGCGAGCTGAACATCGTCGCTCGTGACGGTGTCATCGCGTCGGCGCCGAACCCGCGAGGTCTGTTCTGA